In Lolium rigidum isolate FL_2022 chromosome 3, APGP_CSIRO_Lrig_0.1, whole genome shotgun sequence, the genomic window tagggcgtggctagggtgaaggatgctggaggcattgaactggatcccctacacacaatgaccgggaccgcctcggagaatggctacctacgatgacggagttccccagttagtttgactcatgaaataggcgaagtaagggaaaggtttcggtcgaccaccctctgtcggcacaccaaggaagtgtatatcgtacggcgcgtgtgggtaaagttgtacacccctgcaggattaaatcttttcgaaaagtcgtgtctacggttacggacgatttggTGATGGATTATGTGATCATAAACgatatgaacctaatcgtaaaacttgacaaatgtgtgataaggatcccttctcagggtatcgagggggtgatcctagttgataggttcaggtgatgataaatattcggtggattcaatatgatgatcagtagagctagagatatcaCTCTCTTATCcttttttgaaaatgatctgaatagacgagcttctgctccctcttgtttacaaaggaaaaccggctttccgcaaataagctccacataaagcctcgcatatccTCTTTGCTAACAGgtggtactaagtcttgctgagtctctGTACTCAGCTGTTCATGTTTTGTTTCAAACGAAGTCATtccaacaaatggtggtttctaggtcaaCATCGACGAGTAGATTGGAATTTCCAGGTGGcatcctggaatctatgggctgggacgtcgttgTTATGCTCCTGATCTCTTAGGCCTTTtattatcttgctatttagaatagcataacttcgctttcgTTGATTGATGAATTGTCAGGTCAATAATCTCTCATTGTAATATTTTGGTTTTTTGCTCAGTTATGTGCTTGTATTATTTCTTTAAGtcctagagtcactgttgtgttaccgattttcACCCTGTATactctagagatctaggttaggcttataccGAATGAAGATCTGAATTTATCTAGCCCCAACCTTCAGGGTCGCCACAATGGGCCTCTCCGCTAGCTTCCTATGCGCGATTTCCTTGAACGAGCTTGGACGGACGGCTGAAGTACCTGCTCCAGCGACTATCAATTGCGAATCAATTGCGCGAGAAGCGTGGTGTAATCATGGCGATGAATGCCGACGGTAGGCATTTGGTAACTGCTGTTGGTGGTCGAGTTAATTGGTTTCGTTTGCCTTCTTTTATTTCTGAGATATTATATACTGCTTCGCTTCTACAGACGACCTCGGCATAGCTAGCCTTTCATGCTCCCCGTAGCGCAAGACCAGCGAGTAGCTCACGCCCACGTAATTAGTTGCATTGCACTAGCTCCATAAGCACATTATTATCTGACTACCAGAGCGCTTGCCTTGATGGCCAGTGGCAACCAAATCTTCACCAATTGAGTATTTGATCTAGCCAACCGCAGGTACTTCCTCTTTATCTTTTGCACAAATTGAGATGTACAGCTCCAACGTATAATATCGAGTTATACTGAGACAATACAACTTTGTTGTTTCCTGGTATCAAGAAACATTATATATGATGGTTTTTGAGGTTAAAACGTTCTGATGTTCCATTGGTATGTTCTTCAATTATTTCTTTTACCATTTGTGTTCTCGGATTATTTTGCTAATTTGGCAAAGGATTTTTTTCATCTCCCCAGTCTGCAGCTGTCATCCAAAATCTGCAAAGCTGAGAGCCTCGTCTGTGTGCCTCTTACTGTCCCATTTTTATGAAAAAGAAGTGCCTCTTACTCTGCTTCACTGCTTTGTatgcattttgttttgtttgccaaCACAGTTATTGATGATTCAggtatacaatgtcaagttggatTATAGATCTCTTTGGTCAGTTTTGATTATCACCACATCAGGTATACCCTTTGCTCCAAATAAGTACATATATATATTGCATAAGATGCATCTTGAAATCATTTGAAAATTCTCATGTATCTGCAGCTGTTGATGATTGCTCATATCAAGGCTCCAGCTTTGAATTTACCAATTATGAAAGCCTTATTTGCTTATGGGTTGCATGGACTCTGTTTGTCATCTCTCATCTATCTATTGTTAGAAATTAATCACAGATAGGTCTATTTTTCTATTGTGAAAAGTTATAAAAGCTTCTTTACAACAAGTATAATGTTGTTCCATGATTCCATTTGCATCATTTTCTCTCAAATAAAAGAGCACTCTCTAACTTCCTGCCATATTTAATCTCACTGGAATTGTGCTGGAAAAAAGTCATCAATTGCCATATATTATGCGAATGGATGGCAATGGTTCTCTTGGGTTATGCATTGATTGCTGCAAAATTAGAATAAGCCTGCTACTTATTCATTTATTGGACTGGTTCATGCTTACTTTTTGAGGCTCTATCGAGGCGTCTTCTCTGAAGTTTAATTAACCAATTCAACTATAGTTTACAAAATACCATCTTCGCGTCTCATCAAGATGATATATACGTAATAATTCCAAACTTTAAATTCTTATCTACTGTTTCTATCATCCATTTCTATCAAATGTTCATATTATTCTTTACACATGGATGGACAGGGTAACATGCGCCTTCATGTTCTTGCATCCGAAGAGCTTGTATAAACGCTTGAATGTCTCTGCAGCTGATTACACTTTTCTATACATCGGCATCCATGGATCCCCAAAGTAATAGAATGAGGTAAAACAACAATTTTAGAAAATTAAGTCAAGGAATGCAAGATTAAATAAGGCATTGTAAATAAGTGATCAGAACCATCCAACAACGCAAACTACAATTAGGAGAGGCGCGGGACATATTTCACTATACATCTCACCCGCAATCTACTCACACTTCAAATTTTCCCTTCAATTTATCAAAAGTTTTACCATCTGTATGATCTTTTAACATTTCCAACTTGTTATCCTTAGGACAGATAGGCGCGGCAAAGCGCACATTCATGGTCTAGTAGGTTATTGTTTTCAGACTAAGAAGGGGCTGCGACAAGGTGATCCTCTGTCACCTATGTTTTTTAACCTAATTGCGGATACATTAGCAATTTTGATTAAGCACGCAAAGAATGATGGTCGGGTTAGGGATTAACACCTCATTTAGTAGATGGCACTATTTCCAATTTTCCATCTTGCAATACGACGATGATACAAttatttttatggatcatgatttaGAAAAAAACGCTAAAAATGAAACTACTAGGTATCTTCGAGCAATCATCGGGAATGAAAATAAACTTTCATAAGAGTGgagttttttttgtttgtttcggTATAGCTAACGAGGTTGAACATGGGTATATCAACCTCTTTGGTTGCGAGGCTAGTTCTTTTCCCTTCAAATATTTGGGAATTACCATTCACCATCGTAGGCTTAACAATAGTGAATGGAAGTCTATAGAGGACCTTTTCGAGAGGAAACTCGCAAATTGTGTGGGAACGATGCTTTCATATGGTAATCGGCTGGTACTAGTCACTTCAGTTTTAACTAGCTTTCCATGTTAATGTTATCCTTCTTTAAAATACCTAAAGGGGTGCGGAAAAGATAGGATTACTTtagatcaatttttttttttgcaaagtgaTGGCCATAAGAGGAAGTATAGACTTACTCATTGGAACATTATTTCTCGTCCCATATATCAAGGCAGTCTTGGATTTGAAGTGCTTGAATTAAAAAATAGGTTTTTATTAAGCAATTGGCTATATAAACTCCTTGCTAAACAAGGTGTTTGGCAAcaatttattaaaaataaatatttgcatTCTGAATCGTTATTCTAGGTTAAAGCAAAGCCTAATATCCCCCCTTTCTGGAAGGGCCTTATGAAAGATAAAGACGGGTTCTTTAAACGAGGTTCTTTCACAATAGGTGATGGTGTAGAAACTCGTTTTTGGAAAGATATGTGGTTAGGAAATACACCTCTTTCTCAATAATATCCGCCCCTCTACAACATAGTAGAAAGAAAACAAATTTCAGTTGCTAATGGTATGGGTCAGACACCTCTAAACATAGCTTTTAGGCAAATGATCGAAATTAACAAGGAATATAGATGGACTCATCTTAATTTGTAGCCAGCTTATTAATATTCAGCtaaccatttcaaaaaaaaataataTTCAGCTAACCACACAGCCGGATGTTTTTGTTTGGAAGTTAACAGCATCGGACATTTTCTTTGTATCTAGATTACATGGATGACCATACTTAATTCATTCgtaaatatatttggaaaatgaAAGTACAACTTAAGAttagaatttttatgtggttcttgcaCCGAAAAGTTCTGCTTACTAAAGATCATTTGGCGAAAAGGAATTGGCAAGGAagcaaaaaatgttggttttgtGATCAAGATGAATCAATTCAACATATATTTATCTGCTTTCCTTTTGCAAAAGTTACGTGGCTGTGCACTTGGCGTTTAATATTGTCCATCCTACTAATGTCACAAATTTATTTGGGAATCGGTTTGCGGGGGTGCAAAAAAGATAAAGCACAAATTAGAGATTGTGTATGTGATTTACTTTGGGCAATTTGGAATACTCGCAATGATTTTATAtttaacaatgcaaaaaaaattcaTCTTCCATGCAGGTTATACCGCTGGCTACCTATTTGATTCGTATGTGGTCCTACCTGTAACCAATGGAGAAGCGCAAGAATTTGGATACTTGGTGCAAACGGCTCGAGAGGGTTGCACGTGGTTTATGCACTTAGTTTACTTGGCGTTTTGATCTTAGGTTAACATGTCAGTGCAATGGCGCTCTCTATGTTATCTCTTTtctttttagatggttgattcttgtatcgacCTATGCGATCCATGATGGGGCTTTgatccccatttcaaaaaaaaaaaaaatctatatttcAGTTCCCACTTAACAGACATGTAAAAGGAACATCGTTGACCGACCAAGAGACAAACATGGGAACAACGGAAGATTGTGCAAGACCCTTCATAATATTATCCAGATGACATGAATCGTATTCTGATGGTAACTACACGTCGAAAGCAGCAACGGTCGGGCCTGCCATTAACCAGTGCTTCTTGGAATAAAGGAAGCGTTGCGTTACCTCCCATCCCCATGTTGGCATATTGCAACTCTCAGGCCTCAAGGCAGGATGGTCCCGTGAATCGGCATCTCAATCCCTATGCACTATGCAGTATGCACCGTTGCGCATTACGTTGCAGCTTCTAGAACATTGTGCCTGTTTTTTCTCTGTGCCCGCGCGCGCCGCTAAGACGCGAGAGCTTGTTCACCGGCGGCATGGGCAACACAGGGCCGCCGAGGACGACGTCGTGGTGCAGCCACTGCGGCGCGGGCCTCGTGGCGCCGCCCGGCGGGTCGAGTTCCAGCGTCCGGTGCGCGCTCTGCCACCGCGTGACGCGCATCGAGCGGCACCGCAGCGTGGGTAACGCGGTGGTGCTGGCGCCCCCGTCACCCCCGCGGACGCTGATCCCCGTCAGGCGCGAGCTTCCCGCCGGCTACCCCGTGGCCCGCGGCAAGAAGCGCGCTGTCCTCGTCGGCGTCAGCTACACGGGCACCGACTACGAGCTcaggcagtggcggagccacacaTAATCTGTGTAGTCAAGTGACTACACAGTATTTTTTGCTATACAAAGAGAAATTATAGGAAAGTTAATGAAAAGTTCATATAAGtacatgtatttgactacacagGTGTAAATTGACTACACAAGGTTGAAttgctggctccgccactgagcTCAGGGGCACGGTCAACGACGTGGACTCCATGAAGAGCCTTCTCCGCGGCAAGTTCGGCTTCCCGAGCAACTGCATCCTCGTGCTCACCGGTAATCCAAAGAATCCATTCTATAACTGCGGTCGAGAGGTGCGAAAAAGTGATTCTGATGATCGAGGACGCGTTTGTGCTTGCGCCAGAAAAGAAGAGCGATGACCCGTACATGGTGCCGACGAGGGAGAACCTGCTCCTCGCCATGCGGTGGCTGGTGGAGGACTGCGACGCCGGCGACTCGCTGGTGTTCCACTTCTCCGGCCACGGCGTGCAGAAGCTGGACACCAACGGCGACGAGGTTGACGGCTACAACGAGGCGCTCTGCCCGCTGGACTTCGAGGACAAGGGCAAGATCCTGGACGACGAGATCAACGAAACCATCGTCCGCCCGCTCCGCCCCGGCGTCAAGCTCCACGCCATCATCGACACCTGCCACAGCGGCACCATCCTCGACCTCCGCTACCTCTGCCGCCTCTCCAGGTACATATGCAACATCTCTAGCTAGTCTCTAAGTACAGACTACAGAGTAGACGAGAAATCTGACGAATCTTTGCTGTGTTCAAATTCTCTCCAAGAACCGGGTACTGGCAGTGGGAGAACCACAACCGTCAGCCCCAGAAGCCGAAAGGCACGAGCGGCGGCCTCGCCATCTCCATCAGCGGCTGCAAAGACGACCAGAAGTCTGCAGATTCTAGCGTACGTACGCGCGTCTACATGAATACTGTACCTCCGCTTCGCCCTCTCCGATTGATCCATGTACTACCATTATCGTGATGTTCAGGGGTTCCCCGAGTCCGCCGAGATCGGCGCCATGACGGACAGCTTCATCAAGGCGGTGCAGTCGGAGCCAGGGACGACGTACGGGCGGCTGCTGAGCGCGATGAGAGGGACGATCCGCGACGGTCAGGGAatgggccgccgcctcctcccgggcCGCGTCGGCTCCTTCGTCCGCAAGATGGTCACTTCCAGCAGCGTGCAGGAGCCTCAGCTCTGCTCCTCCGAGGTGTTCGACATCTACCGCAAGCCCTTTCTCCTCTGAGCATCCGAGTGGCATCACATCGAGCATCACCAGCAGTTTGCGCGCCTGCTGCTTGTGTATCCCGATTGACCTTGATCGGCTATGCTCTTCAGAGTGATTTGATTAGCTTGTGTTACTACTAATGTTGCTGTCGTCCTGCACTCAGACAGAACGATCGCTCGAGATCATGACTGGACATGGCAAGCGCCTATGTATGCCCTGTTCATGGAAAACATAATGGACTGCAGTGGAATTATAAGTGCCTTGCTGTCTTGGTAATTTACAAGTACATCACAAGTTCAAAACCAAACCACATCTACctagaaagaaaattacaattgctACTACCAGACTCAGTGAACCCAACAAAATACTTCCTTGGGATATTCTTGCGGACTGAAGCAGGTCAACATGATTCTCTATTACGCCTCTGTCCGCCTTGGTCCTGCCAAATGTGCCTACTTGGGTTTATCTGTAAGGCTGACAAGGGATTTCACGATGCCAGGGCTGATCTTGTCCGCGAGGGCGCCTTTCTCAGAGATCAAGAATGACTTCTCCTTCACAAAGCTTTGCAGCTTCTTGGTGTCATAATCTAGGCGTTCTTGATCTGCACCAttgtgaaatgagataagaatctCGCAAATCATCATTACTTAGGAGCTGGCTAGAGACACAGGTCAGCATGCATCGCTTTGCATTTGCACAAAATACAGCAAATCCTAGACTTGTGCAATAGTCACAACAATTTGATGCCAACAGATAGCATTGGGTACTAATAAGTAAATGAGTATTGAATTAAGTTTGCTAACCCTGAGCTTCTGTAACAATCAATCTAACAGTTTGCATGCGAACAAATGCATTTACACCAAAAATATGGATTCAAACCACTACTTCACATAAGTTATGGAAACCGTGTGGTAAATAAGACTAGATCAACAGAATGGAACAAACTTGAAACAAGGAAGCATTATTCTTGTGGATTTTAAGGATGGCAGAAGCATTGCATGGATCAAGCCTACTTCACTAGTGAACAAAATGTACTGAATGAAGATAAGAGAAGGTGGTGGTACCTTTCTCCAGAATAGTGTGTGTTACATGAAATGGAACACGGGCAAAAATATCTGATCCTGGAAACATTAGCCAGGTATGTTCTTTGGGGTCGTGGTTTCCACATGTCGGGCATATCTCCTTTACCAGCTGCTTGCCTGAGGTTCCCTCCATCTCTTTCATTATGACATCAAAGGGAGATGGAACACTAGTTTTGGTTGTCCTGGCTCTTTTGCGCAAGGCTGTCAGCGCCTCCCTGTTAGCATTCCTCATCTTATCATTCTCCACTAACTGATCAGCATAGAAGAACAAACCATAAATATCGGTGTATGAGATGAAGCTAGAGTAAGGAAGCTGGAATACATACCTGATGCCTAGCCAGAAGAAGTTGCTCTGCATCAGTTTCAATGTCAACCAGAGCCTCTTGAAGCTGCTTCATATTGGGGTCCATGACAAAACTGCAAAATAAAGTCAATTCATGTTCACAATTTAAGTAAATTACTAAGAATACAAACATCTTCCATCCTATTCATTAAAACAAATCAAagttacatgcaaaattttaaggGCTCCAAAATTCCAATCATTAGCAAGTTGTGTCACAGAACCAACAAAATGCTGAACGCACATAAACAACAAGTTGAGAAAAGCATAAGATTTTGTCCCTGATAAAACAGTCTATTTAAATTTTTTGATAATAAGCTCCTTATTGTTGCGAAATTGAGCTATACAGCTATATTACTTTCAGAACAGATTCCAAATCCAAAGGGACTCTTTCGTGAATGAGAACAAATTTATCATGAGAATTAAGAAATAAGCACATATAGACGAGTGACTTCATAGAGTACTTTTTCTATTCAATAGTTATACAAGAAGAGGCAGCCAAGCCATTAGCTGCTAGTCAGATTGCGCTAGCAGCCTAGCACAACTTATTAAAAGGAGAATAAGATGTTTACTCACTATATTAAAGGGACAACAAGCAAGAGTTGAGGACTTCAAGCATCGTTAACAAGGAGTTGTTGAAACACGTTGTGTCAACCACACATTGTAACTGTAACCAAACAGCTCAGTTCTACTGAATATATTGTTCTTTCTATTTTACAAAAAATCTACTTCAAACCTAAACATGAATCATTTATCAGAGTTCCCTCAACCAAAATTCCAGATCAATCAAGTCATTGGCAGCATAAAGTATCTTTCTGATGTCACTTGGTAGATGTCGAAATTCTTAGTCCATT contains:
- the LOC124702558 gene encoding metacaspase-1-like: MGNTGPPRTTSWCSHCGAGLVAPPGGSSSSVRCALCHRVTRIERHRSVGNAVVLAPPSPPRTLIPVRRELPAGYPVARGKKRAVLVGVSYTGTDYELRGTVNDVDSMKSLLRGKFGFPSNCILVLTEKKSDDPYMVPTRENLLLAMRWLVEDCDAGDSLVFHFSGHGVQKLDTNGDEVDGYNEALCPLDFEDKGKILDDEINETIVRPLRPGVKLHAIIDTCHSGTILDLRYLCRLSRTGYWQWENHNRQPQKPKGTSGGLAISISGCKDDQKSADSSGFPESAEIGAMTDSFIKAVQSEPGTTYGRLLSAMRGTIRDGQGMGRRLLPGRVGSFVRKMVTSSSVQEPQLCSSEVFDIYRKPFLL
- the LOC124702557 gene encoding uncharacterized protein LOC124702557, producing the protein MDPNMKQLQEALVDIETDAEQLLLARHQLVENDKMRNANREALTALRKRARTTKTSVPSPFDVIMKEMEGTSGKQLVKEICPTCGNHDPKEHTWLMFPGSDIFARVPFHVTHTILEKDQERLDYDTKKLQSFVKEKSFLISEKGALADKISPGIVKSLVSLTDKPK